The DNA region GCCATGACCCCCGTCATACGGACGGCGCCGGGCCGGGCACCGCGCCCGGGCTTCCTGCGTGGGCCGCCAGCCCGCGTCCGACATCCGGGGCGGCGTAGAATGCGGGGATGTCAGTGGACCTGCCTCCCGTCACCTTCACGCCCATCGGCCGCGTCCGGTCGCCGTTTGGCGAGACCTCGCAGATTCCGAAGGGCCCCGGCGCCGAGCATCACGCGGAGGGCACCATCGAGATCAGGGAAGACCTCGCCGACGGCCTGATCGACATCGAGGGCTTCTCGCACCTGTTCGTTCTCTGGGTCTTCGATCGCCGGCGAGAGGTCACGCTCGTCGCTACGCCGCCGAACGACGACCGGCCGCACGGCGTGTTCGCCACGCGGGCGCCCGTCCGCCCCAACCCGATCGGGCTCACCGTGGTCGAACTGCTGCGGCGCGAGGGGACCCACCTCGTCGTGCGCGGCGTCGACATGCTCGACGGCACGCCGGTGCTGGACATCAAGCCGTACCTGTCGGGCGTGCCGGCCGAGAAGGTGCGCCGCGGGTGGCTCGAAGAGGCCGAGCGCCGTCAGGCGGCGTCGAAACCCTCCTGGGCCTGAGTCGCTCGACGCACGCGTACGATGATGTCGTGAGGGGCGGGCGCCGCTTGCCGGCGCCGGCCGTCGAGCGCCGGTGAGGCCGCTCAGACGACAGCGCCCGGTGGGTCGTGCGGCCCGGCGAAGACCAGCGGCCGAAACGCCGCCGGCACGTGGAAACTCGGCGCATCCGGCACCGACCAGGCGGCGTAGATCGCGCCGTCCTCGGGTGCGGCCGGGCCGCCCGGCCGCTTGATCCGGAAAACGTTGAACGCCCAGCGGTCGCCTCGCCGGGGCGGGAGCTGTGCCGCGGCGCCGGGCGACAGCGCCAGGAGAGCCTGCCACGGCAGGCGGCCGAGCGCCGTCCACCCGCCCGCGCCGCCGTCCGGCCACGGCGCCACGTGCGTGTCGAGGCCTTCAGCGTTCCAGGTGAGATCGCTCACGAGCGATGGCCACGGCGTTCTCACCCGCACGTCGCAGACCACGTTGGCCGGGCTGATCTCGATCTCGGCGTAGTCGCGGCCTGCCCCCTCGGGATCGAGGAATACCTCCACCACCTCTTCTTCCCACAGGCAGTCGTCGCGTCGGCTCATCGTGTACCACGGCCGGTCGTCGTGGCAGTCGAAGCGGAACCAGAAGGCCTCGTCGGTCCAGGCCGCGCGAAACGCGGTCCGGTACGGGACCGGCCCCCACTCGAGACAGGGCAGGGCGGCCCAGTGCGCCGCACGCGGGTCGACGCCCTCCCCTCCCTCCACGGTCAGCCGCGCCACCTCGTAGTGGCCGGGCGACGGCGCATCGGGGTCGACGTGGAGGCGGGCCACCTGCGATGCCTGAGCGCGGAGGCGGTTGGCTGTGACCCCCGTCAGAGGCCGAACCACGCCAGCGCGACCTGCTCCTCGAGTCGCTTGGCGTGTGGCGCGACCAGCGTCCGGTTGGCGGCCGGCGCGTTGCCGGCCAGCGTCTCCTGCACGGGGCCCTCGGGAACCTTGCCCTGCTGGATGGCCTCGGCGACTTTCGAGAGGTCGATGCCGGGCCCCGGCAGGCCCGCGGCGCGATAGACTTCACGGCGCACCCACGCGTACTCGGCCAGCGAGAACCCCTGGGCGTTCAGGGCGTCGACCTGGGCCAGCTTCGCCTCGGTGATGACGCCCGCGATGTCGCGATACGCGCCGATGACATCGGCGATCCCTGGCCGCTCCTGCTCGTTGTCGAACCTCCGGTACTTCTCCTGCAGCGTGTCCATCCGCGTACCGAGCCGCGTCTTGACCGTGTCCTGCACCTCCATGAAGCGCTGGACCATCTGCGGCGTCAGCTCGCCCGTGGCCGGCGGCGTGAACGCCGACGTGTTGGCCACGCGGGCGTCGGCCTCCGCGACCTTCGACAACTCGGCAAAGCTCGCGACGTACTGTCTGGCGGGCCGATAGACGAAGAAGTACCCGGCGATGGCCCCGCCGATGCCGAGCAGCAGGACGAAGAACAGGCAGCCGATGACGAGTTTTTTCATGCCGCGCATGATACCAATCCGGCCGGCCGGTGGCCACTGCGCGGCGGCTCGTCTTCGGCTGGCTGCCCCGCGACGGGGCCGGTGATGTGTGGTGCGCGGGTGACCGGGCGGCTCGCGGGGATGGTGACCGGTTCGACCGTCAGGCCGGGCGGCGGGTCGGGCGGTCGGCGATCGCCGAGTAGCGGGCGTGGACCTCGTCGAGTCGGCGGGCGACGTGGCTGCAGAGCCGATCGATGTCGTGCGGCTCGAGCCGGAGGCGGCTCATGGTGCCCGGCGCCGGGGTCGCATCGCCGGGCAGCGCGAAGTCGGGGCCGGCCACGTGCCTCGCCGCGATGTTGGCGATGTGCACGACGTCGCACAGCACGTCGGCCACGCGATCGGGCGAGTGGTGGTGGGTGATGCCCTCGGCGAGGCGACCGGGCAGGTTCCACTGGCGCGCGATCACGCCGCCGAGCTGGCCATGGTGCACCCCGAGCACGTCGGCCTCGGCCTGCATCGACGTCGTGTCGCCGTGCTCGCGGGCGGTGGCGAGGCGCTCGAGCAGCGGCGGCGTCAGGAACCGTGCGAGCACGATCTTGCCCACGTCGTGGAGCAATCCGGCCGTGACCGCATCGGGTGGGACGTCGACCGGCGTCATGGCGGCCACCACCTCGGCGGCCAGCGCCGTGGCGACCGAGTGCTTCCAGAGCTGGCCCTCCGACAGGCCGTACTCGGGCAGCGCCCGCCGAAGGCGGGGCCCGATGCTCCAGGCCATGGCAAACGACACGACCGGGCCGATGCCGATCCGGATGACGGCGTCCTTGACCGTGCCGATCGGCATGAGCGTCGCGCTCGCGGCGGAGTTGGCCACCTGCAGCACGCGGCCGGTCAGCGCAGGGTCGAGACTGATGACGGCTTCGACGTCGCGGAATGCCCAGTCGTCGTTCGAGATGATGCGCACGAGTTGCGTGACGCTCGTCGGCACGGGATCGAGCGTTTCGGCGGCACGAACGAGCGACTCGAAGTCGAGCATGCGGCTGGGTGGGTCTGGGGGGGGCGACACACGGCTCTCGCCTAGGTTATCGGCCAGAACGTCGGGTCTCTGTAGCCCAGCCGTTTCGGCCGAGCCGCCTGTCAGCCGCCCCGCCGGTGCATTTCGAGGTGCCGGTTCTGGCGCAGGGTCTCCACCGAGGCCAGCGCCTCGCGGCGCGTGACCTCGAGGCGGCGCTCGGCGCCCCTGTCGTCACGGGTCGTCCACCGCCGGGTCACGACCTGCCGAATCTCGTCGTCGCTCGCCCCTCCGCGGAGCAGCGCCCGCAGATCGAGGCCGTGCGTGGCGTAGAGACACAGCAGCCAGGTTCCATCCGCCGTCAGGCGGGCCCTGTCGCAGCGGCCGCAGAACGGTGACGTGGTCGAAGCGATGATGCCGACGCTCGTGCCGTCGCCGAGGCGGAACCGCTCGGCCGGTGCCGATGAGTCCTCGATGATGGGCGTGACGGGGCCGAACGCGTGGCCGAGCGTGCGGAGGATCTCGGCGCGCGTCACGACCTGATCCATCGACCAGCGCGTCGCGCCGCCCACGTCCATGTACTCGATGAATCGGATCTCCGCACCGCGCGCCCGCGCGAACTCGACGAGCGGCACGATCTCGTCGTCGTTCACGCCGCGCATGACGACCGTGTCGAGCTTGACGCCCCCGAAGGCCTCGGTGGCGGCGTCGATGCCCGCGAGCGTCCGCCCCAGCGCGCTGGTGCGCGTCAGGGCCTCGAACCGGTCGGGCCGGAGCGTGTCGAGGCTCACCGTGACCCGTCGAAGGCCGGCGTCGCGCAGCGGGTGCGCAAGCGCCGCGAGCATCACGCCGTTGGTGGTCAGCGCCAGGTCGGTCAGTCGTTCGCGCGCCGCGAGCTGCGCGACGAGGATCGGGAGGTCGGCGCGCATCAACGGTTCCCCGCCTGTGATCCGGACGCGGTCGACGCCGAGCGACACGAAGACAGCGACCAGACGCGCCGTCTCCTCGAACGTGAGGATGTCGTGGCGCGGGATCCACACGTAGTGCGTCTCCGGCATGCAGTAGGCGCACCGCAGGTTGCAGCGGTCGGTCACCGACAGGCGGAGGTTGCGGAGCGGCCGTCCGTGCGCGTCGATGAGTGGCATGGGACTTCTCCATTATGCCCCGGGTTGCAGTCGGGCCGCGTCCCGGACCAGAATCCGCGGCGGGCGTCCGGATCAGCTCCGAGGGGCGGTCGGGTGGCGCGGATGAGGGAGGACCGAGCATGGGCAGCACGTGGCGGAAGGTCGTGACGACGGGCCTGACACTGGTCGTCGTCGGCGTGTCGGATCCGGTCGATGCCCAGCGGGGCGCCCGAGAGACGCCCGCGGCGCGGCAGGCGGCCAGGCTCGAGGGGCTCAAGCGCGAGGCGGCCGCCGACGTCGAGCGGATGGCGAAGCTCACGCAGGAGATGGTCGATTCGGTGTTCAGCTTCGGCGAGCTCGGCTTCCAGGAGCACGAGACGTCGCGCTACCTCACGGGCGTCCTGCGCGAGCACGGCTTCACCGTGCGCGAGGGCATCGCGGACATGCCCACCGCGTGGGTGGCGACCTGGGGCTCGGGCCAGCCGGTCATCGCGCTCGGATCGGACATCGACGGCATCCCCAGGTCGTCGCAGAAGCCCGGCGTCGCCTACCGCGCGCCGATCGTCGATGGCGCACCGGGCCACGGCGAGGGGCACAACTCGGGCCAGGCCGTGAACATCACGGCCGCGATCGCCATCAAGCGGATCATGGAGCGCGAGGGCCTGCCGGGTACGCTCGTCATCTGGCCTGGCGTCGCCGAGGAGCTCGTCGCGGGCAAGGCGTTCCTGGTGCGCGAGGGCATCTTCGCCGACGTCGACGTCTGTCTGTTCTCGCACGTCAGCTCGACGATGAACGTGTCGTGGGGGGCGGCGAGCGGCACGGGCCTCGTGTCGGTCGAGTACCGGTTCCGGGGGCAGAGCGCTCACAGCGCCGGCGCGCCGTGGCGCGGGCGGAGCGCCCTCGACGCCGTCGAGTTGATGAACGTGGGGTGGAACTTCCGCCGCGAGCACCTGCGGCTCCAGCACCGGTCGCACTACGTCATCCGGGACGGTGGCGATCAGCCCAACGTCGTCCCGTCGACGGCGGCCGTCTGGTACTACTTCCGCGAGATCACCTACCCGGGGATCACGGCGCTCTGGGAGATCGGCGACACGATGGCACGCGCGGCCGCGATGATGAGCGGCACCGAGCTCGAGGGCACGCGCGTGCTCGGGTCGGCCTGGCCCCGGCACTTCAACCGGCCCGTGGCCGAGGCGATGCATGCCAACATCAAGGCCGTCGGGCTGCCCGAGTGGAGCGAGGCCGACCAGACGCTCGCGAAGGCCGTGCAGCGCGGGCTCGGCGTCGCCGAGAACGGCCTGGCGGCCGAGCTTCCGGGCCTCGACGGTCCCGTGCGGGAAGAGGACAACCGGGGCGGCGGCTCGGACGATATCGGCGACGTGTCCTGGGTCGTGCCCACGGTGACCC from Acidobacteriota bacterium includes:
- the tsaA gene encoding tRNA (N6-threonylcarbamoyladenosine(37)-N6)-methyltransferase TrmO, translating into MPPVTFTPIGRVRSPFGETSQIPKGPGAEHHAEGTIEIREDLADGLIDIEGFSHLFVLWVFDRRREVTLVATPPNDDRPHGVFATRAPVRPNPIGLTVVELLRREGTHLVVRGVDMLDGTPVLDIKPYLSGVPAEKVRRGWLEEAERRQAASKPSWA
- a CDS encoding carbohydrate-binding family 9-like protein, with product MARLHVDPDAPSPGHYEVARLTVEGGEGVDPRAAHWAALPCLEWGPVPYRTAFRAAWTDEAFWFRFDCHDDRPWYTMSRRDDCLWEEEVVEVFLDPEGAGRDYAEIEISPANVVCDVRVRTPWPSLVSDLTWNAEGLDTHVAPWPDGGAGGWTALGRLPWQALLALSPGAAAQLPPRRGDRWAFNVFRIKRPGGPAAPEDGAIYAAWSVPDAPSFHVPAAFRPLVFAGPHDPPGAVV
- a CDS encoding HDOD domain-containing protein → MSPPPDPPSRMLDFESLVRAAETLDPVPTSVTQLVRIISNDDWAFRDVEAVISLDPALTGRVLQVANSAASATLMPIGTVKDAVIRIGIGPVVSFAMAWSIGPRLRRALPEYGLSEGQLWKHSVATALAAEVVAAMTPVDVPPDAVTAGLLHDVGKIVLARFLTPPLLERLATAREHGDTTSMQAEADVLGVHHGQLGGVIARQWNLPGRLAEGITHHHSPDRVADVLCDVVHIANIAARHVAGPDFALPGDATPAPGTMSRLRLEPHDIDRLCSHVARRLDEVHARYSAIADRPTRRPA
- the moaA gene encoding GTP 3',8-cyclase MoaA produces the protein MPLIDAHGRPLRNLRLSVTDRCNLRCAYCMPETHYVWIPRHDILTFEETARLVAVFVSLGVDRVRITGGEPLMRADLPILVAQLAARERLTDLALTTNGVMLAALAHPLRDAGLRRVTVSLDTLRPDRFEALTRTSALGRTLAGIDAATEAFGGVKLDTVVMRGVNDDEIVPLVEFARARGAEIRFIEYMDVGGATRWSMDQVVTRAEILRTLGHAFGPVTPIIEDSSAPAERFRLGDGTSVGIIASTTSPFCGRCDRARLTADGTWLLCLYATHGLDLRALLRGGASDDEIRQVVTRRWTTRDDRGAERRLEVTRREALASVETLRQNRHLEMHRRGG
- a CDS encoding amidohydrolase; its protein translation is MGSTWRKVVTTGLTLVVVGVSDPVDAQRGARETPAARQAARLEGLKREAAADVERMAKLTQEMVDSVFSFGELGFQEHETSRYLTGVLREHGFTVREGIADMPTAWVATWGSGQPVIALGSDIDGIPRSSQKPGVAYRAPIVDGAPGHGEGHNSGQAVNITAAIAIKRIMEREGLPGTLVIWPGVAEELVAGKAFLVREGIFADVDVCLFSHVSSTMNVSWGAASGTGLVSVEYRFRGQSAHSAGAPWRGRSALDAVELMNVGWNFRREHLRLQHRSHYVIRDGGDQPNVVPSTAAVWYYFREITYPGITALWEIGDTMARAAAMMSGTELEGTRVLGSAWPRHFNRPVAEAMHANIKAVGLPEWSEADQTLAKAVQRGLGVAENGLAAELPGLDGPVREEDNRGGGSDDIGDVSWVVPTVTLRFPSNIPSLPGHSWWDAIAMATPIAHKGATAGAKVQAMTLLDLLLTPALVEQSWRYFREEQTKDVKYEPLIRPEDRPATELNQDIMGQYREQMRKYYYDPSRYSTYLEQLGIAYPTVK